CGCCGGGACCGCCGATATCAGGGTCGCCGAGGAGGCGCGGGTCGTCGCCGAGGAGATGGGCTGCGAGGTGCGGACCGCCTACGACGTCGGGGCGGCCGGCGTCCACCGTCTCTTCCCGGCGCTCAAGGGCCTCTCGAAGGCGCATGTCCTCATCGTCGCCGCCGGGCGCGAGGGCACGCTTCCGGCCGTCGTCGCCGGGCTCGTGGACCGCCCGGTGATCGGCGTCCCGGTCTCGACCGGCTACGGGTATATGGGCCAGGGGCAGGCGGCGCTTGCGAGCATGCTCCAGTCCTGCGCCGTGCTGACGGTCGTGAACATCGACGCCGGTTTCGTGGCCGGGGCGCATGCGGCGCAGATCGCAGCCCTTGCGGGGCGACGATGACGCGGGCGTTTTACATCGGGCGGTTCCAGCCCTACCACAACGGCCACCACTCGGTGCTGGAGCGCATCGCTCCCCTGGTGGACGAGATCGTCATCGGGGTGGGGAGTGCGCAACTCTCCCACGAGGTGGAGAACCCGTTCACCGCGGGCGAGCGGCTGATGATGATCGCGGCGGCCCTCGAGGAGATCGGCGTCCCCTATTATGCCGTCCCGATCGAAGACCTCCGCAGAAACGCCCTCTGGGCCTCGCACGTCTTTTCCATGACGCCGTACTTCGATATCGTCTACTCGAACAACCCTCTCGTGATCAGGCTCTTCGACGAGGCCGGCATGCAGGTGAAGACCCTGCCGATGTACCGCCGGGACACGCTCTCCGGGACCGAGGTGCGCAGGCGCATGGTCGCCGGGGAAGAGTGGCGGAGCCTGGTGCCCGCTCCGGTCGCCGCGGTGATCGACGAGATAAACGGTGTCGAGCGGCTGAAACAGATCTCTTCCTCAGACTGAGGCTGGCCTGAAACCCTTTATATTAACGCGCCGATAGATCGATGATGTTCAGGTTTCTCAGGGGCCTTTTCGAGAAGGAGGAGAAGCCCTTTACCCTCACCGTCAGGGAGGCGGAAGGCTGGCTGGACGGACGCGAGCGAGAGGTGGAGGAGGGGCTGCGGACAAAGACGGCGGAGACCCGCGCCGCCGTCGCGGACTGCCTCCAGGGCCTCGAAGAGGTGCTCCGCGACCTCGAGGCGGCAGAGGGGCGGGAAGATATCCACCCGAAGCTGCGGAGCGTCACCGATCGCTCTCTGCCCGTCTTCATCCCGGCGATGCGCCAGCAGATCGCCCGGCACCTGCCCGACGACCCCGACGCCTTCTATGCTGCGGCGGCCGATCTCCTCGCCGCCCTGTTAAAGGTCCAGAAGGGGCAGGGACGCTACCTCTCCGGGGTCTTTCCCGAGGAGATGAAGGAGGCCAAACACCTCACCGCCGGGATCGGCCGGTCGCTCAACGACCTCACCGGTATCGTGAAGGAGGCGCGGGAGGCGCAGGGCCGCCTCGACGGCGCACGCGCGGCGCTGGCTGATCTCGAGGAGGGAGGGAACGATCTCCGGTCGGCCAGAGCGGCGATCCCCGCTCTGAAAAGCCGCATCTCCCGGGCCAGATCCACGATCGCCGAAAAAGAGGAGCTGGTCAGGATCCTCAGGGACGATGCCGAATACCTCCGCTGCCTCGACCTCAGGGAGGGGGTGGAAACGCTCTCTGCCGGTGCTGCGAGGGCAGACCAGGACCTCAGGAACCTCGGCGCCCAGGCGGCCCGCGTGCTGCGCAAGGCCGAGCGGATCGCAGAGCGTGCCGGCGCGAAAGCCGATGCAAAGGCGCTTGCCGGATGCACCGCCCTCCTCGACGACCCGGCTGCCGCCGGCCCTGACGCCGTGCTGGCCGCCCTCCCCCCCGCGGCGGCGATGGTGAGGGCGCAGATCGCCCGCGGCGACCTCGCCCTGAAGGGGAAGGAAGATCTCGCCCTCTTCGGCGAGGACGACCGGATCGGCCAGGCCTTTCTCGACGCATTCAGCCGGTGCGCCCTGATGAAAGAGCGGCTCTCGGCCGCGCAGGAGGAGGTGCGGTCCTGCAGCCTTCCGGGTGAGATTGCAGACCTTGAAAAGGAGATCGCGGCGCTTTCCGCGGGCATAGAGGCCGACAGCACAGACCTTGGGGCAAAAGAGGAGGAGATCCTCCGCCTGGAGGAGAGCCTCCCGGCCCGCGCCCGCACCCTGCACGATGCCCTTGAAACCGTCGCGGGCCGTCCCCTCTCCCTTGAGGGGGAAGGCTTTGTCATAGCCGCAGAAACGAAAACCGCTCGAAATCGGTGACGGCGAACTCGGGGTGCGGCCCCATGCACGCCCCGACCCGGAGAATGGCCGGACGGTCGAGGGCGACGGTGTCGGAGGCCGGCACACCGCCTTCGTACCTGATCTGCCGGTTCACGATCCGTCCCCCCTCCAGCAGGCAGCAGATGGGCGTGTGCTGGTGGCCGCAGCAGAGGTGCCTGAGCCCCCGGCGTTCGAGTTCTGCAAAGGCCATCTCCGGCGTGTAATGGTAACCCGAGAGCGACGGTCCGGGCCGCTCTGCGAGGCGCTGCCAGAACGGCTGATCGGTGAGGGCGTCGCCCAATCTGAGCGGTCCGCCGTGCACGAAAAGCGTGCGGTCGATCACCGCCTCCACCGGCAGGTCCGCAATCTCGCCGAGAAGGGGCGACCCCGTGAGGGATGCGTGCGCGCGGATGCTTGCGGCGTCGCTCCCGCTCACCGGGATCCCGTGCACAAAGGCATGGTCGTGGTTGCCCAGGAGCGAAATGACCCGGTACTCCGTTTTGAGCCGTTCCATTGCTGCAAGGGTCTCGGCCGGCGCGCAGCCGCGCCCGAGCAGATCGCCGAGGCTGACGATGCACTCGATATCCCCGAACAGTCCGGCGAATCGCCGGCCCTCCAGGAAGGATGCCACCTGCTCAAGCGCCCGGGCATCGGCATGGACATCTGAGAAGACGACGACGACCACACCTACGATCTACCACACCTTCATTTAAAAGTGCGGCGCACTATTGTGTGATGACAACAGGGCACGGAGTTCTGGATCGGCTCTGGCTTGCCGTTCCGGCCGTATCGTTCGGCGGCATCCTGGTATCGGCGCTTGCAATCTTCGCAGCAGGCGACCTGATGTATGTAGACCACCCGATGTGGGGCATCGGCCTCTGGGCGAACATCGCGGCGTCGTTTATGCTCTGCCTCTATGCCTATACCAGGCCGAGAAAAGATTTCGTGGCCCTGCTCGCCCCGATGTATGCGGTGATCATCTTCCTGGTCGGCGACTTTTCCACCGGTCCTGTCATGCAGGTGCTCTTTGCCGCCTCGATCACCATCCTTGCCGTCAGGGTCGAGAAAAAGTTTCAATAATTAGGAGTGGAAGTTTGGCATATGGGAAAGGCAGAGAAATATTTTGAGGCGTATATCGAGAGGATCAGGCCCGCATTTGAGGGGATGGACAGGGAGACCGCGCACGCCGTGGCCTCGGCGCTGCTTGGCTTCAAGTTCGGCCTCTACGGCAATGCGGTGACCCGGGCCGATACGGCGCTTGAGCTGCTGAGCACCGGCAAGGCGCCTGAGGCACTCTCTGTGGCCATGCGTGTCCTGCGGACACGGGCGGCCAATCTCAAGGCAACGATCGTCGTCTCAGCCGATCTTCCGGTCTTCTTTCCTGATGATCGAGAGTATCTTGCGCTGGACCTTCCTGCCGATCTGGTCGAGGATCCCCAGAGCTACACCCTCGACAACGCCCTCCTCCTCCTCTATGCGGTGGGTCTGATCGCCTCGCCCGACGACGAGCAGGCGCTCGATGAGCACCGGGGCTTTCCCCTGCAGATCCTTAACTCCTATAGAAAAGCGCTTGATCTCTGAAAAAAATCTTTTTTGACAGTTCTGCCTGGAAAACAGGTTATAACGAGTCGACCGAGATCCCCTCGAAGGACTCGGCGATCTCCCTGATCTCCCTGACGCCGAAGGCCGTCTGGACCGAGACGAGATCGATCTCGGCGGCGCACGAGCACATGTAGTCGAGAATATCGACCGAGAGCTCCTTGTGCTGCTGGCTCTTCCTGAGCTGGTCCATCAAAAACGACATCTTCTCAGGTCGTTCCGCCCGCAGTTTCGCAAGGGAAACGACGCACATAAAGATGCGGCTGAGGTTGCGGTCGCTGCCGGTGATCGTGTCGAAAAAGTTTCTGAGCACCTGCGCCTGATAGACCTCGCCGCCCATGGATATCAGACCTTCATCGCCGTCGTTAAAAAAGATATCTGTTTTATCTCACTTCCGGGTGCTCACGATCTTGATGATGTCGCCGTCCTTCAGTTCGGTGCTCTCCTTGATCCGCATCCCGCTCCGGGCGTCGACGGCGTAGAGGAAGCCCTCGCCGATCTCGGTATGGACGCGGAAGGCGAGGTCCTTCGGGGTCGAGCCCCGGCGCATCAGGAAGGCGTCAGGGAGGACACGCCCCTGTTTATCGGTGAAATGGTGCTCGTCCTCCACCGGGTAGACGACGATCTGGTCGAGGAGTTCGAAGACCGCCCGGTTGATCGCCTGCTGGACCCCGGTGCCGCCGTGCTTCTGCATCAGGATGCCGAGCCGCTCGATCCCGGCCCGCTGCGCCGCGGTGAGT
Above is a window of Methanofollis tationis DNA encoding:
- a CDS encoding nicotinamide-nucleotide adenylyltransferase — encoded protein: MTRAFYIGRFQPYHNGHHSVLERIAPLVDEIVIGVGSAQLSHEVENPFTAGERLMMIAAALEEIGVPYYAVPIEDLRRNALWASHVFSMTPYFDIVYSNNPLVIRLFDEAGMQVKTLPMYRRDTLSGTEVRRRMVAGEEWRSLVPAPVAAVIDEINGVERLKQISSSD
- a CDS encoding metallophosphoesterase, which translates into the protein MVVVVFSDVHADARALEQVASFLEGRRFAGLFGDIECIVSLGDLLGRGCAPAETLAAMERLKTEYRVISLLGNHDHAFVHGIPVSGSDAASIRAHASLTGSPLLGEIADLPVEAVIDRTLFVHGGPLRLGDALTDQPFWQRLAERPGPSLSGYHYTPEMAFAELERRGLRHLCCGHQHTPICCLLEGGRIVNRQIRYEGGVPASDTVALDRPAILRVGACMGPHPEFAVTDFERFSFLRL